A genomic segment from Phragmites australis chromosome 6, lpPhrAust1.1, whole genome shotgun sequence encodes:
- the LOC133920446 gene encoding probable WRKY transcription factor 57, which yields MKAYMEGGQLGTCLPNFLVPDHYAFPLPPQLQLPSQSKLLQMPFDQVEEAGNQGVTLSSDHCGLYPLPALPFGCSGAAMAVCSGKPTAGLIPSIGPEEVCTSVTKGCNESTTCNGSSTWWKGSATMAERGKMKVRRKMREPRFCFQTRSDVDVLDDGYKWRKYGQKVVKNSLHPRSYFRCTHSNCRVKKRVERLSTDCRMVITTYEGRHTHFPCSDDATSGDHTDCFSSF from the exons ATGAAGGCATATATGGAGGGAGGCCAGTTGGGGACTTGCCTTCCTAACTTCCTCGTGCCGGATCACTACGCCTTCCCTCTTCCTCCCCAACTTCAACTACCGAGCCAATCAAAGCTTCTCCAGATGCCATTTGACCAGGTAGAAGAAGCCGGGAACCAGGGCGTGACGCTCTCCTCCGACCATTGTGGGCTATACCCGCTGCCGGCGCTGCCGTTTGGCTGCTCCGGTGCAGCCATGGCCGTCTGCAGCGGGAAGCCAACGGCCGGTTTGATTCCTAGTATTGGCCCTGAGGAG GTGTGCACCTCGGTGACGAAAGGTTGCAATGAGAGTACTACTTGTAATGGCTCTAGCACATG GTGGAAGGGCTCGGCTACGATGGCGGAAAGAGGTAAGATGAaggtgaggaggaagatgagggaGCCGAGGTTCTGCTTCCAGACCAGAAGCGACGTGGATGTGCTGGATGATGGTTACAAGTGGAGGAAGTACGGGCAGAAGGTTGTCAAGAACAGCCTCCATCCGAG GAGCTACTTCCGGTGCACCCACAGCAACTGCCGCGTGAAGAAGCGCGTGGAGCGGCTGTCGACGGACTGCCGCATGGTGATCACCACGTACGAGGGCCGCCACACGCACTTCCCCTGCAGCGACGACGCCACCTCCGGCGACCACACCGACTGCTTCAGCTCCTTCTGA